One region of Pseudomonas alvandae genomic DNA includes:
- the tssH gene encoding type VI secretion system ATPase TssH yields the protein MELASLIGRLNPDNRRALERAAQRCLQRSHHYVEIEHLLLELLDIEGGDFACLLPRFGLERDAVAAETNKALDLFKSGSTRTPALSAQTIGLLEDAVVQASVLGLDSIRSGLLLLALLDRDERRSLLLNSASSLLRIPRDALRTHLLEWTESSREHVAGMRPAKPGEPPQKQDPVLDQYTQDLTADARAGRIDPIVGRDGEIRQCIDILLRRRQNNPILVGAPGVGKTAVVEGLALRIAAGDVPPSLQEVTLRVLDLGLLQAGAGVKGEFEQRLKGVIDAVRSAEKPIILFIDEAHTLIGAGGAEGGSDAANLLKPALARGELRTLAATTWLEYKKYFEKDPALARRFQLVQVEEPDELTAVEMLRGVASKLEQHHGVQVLDAAIHEAVKLSHRYISGRQLPDKAISVLDTACARVALGQHDVPPPLESLRHRQNSLKDEVERLRREQATGLDHRERITLLEGESASNVQAIRELETRWGEEREAVRELLDTRRELLALSERADSEKADTEIDNRIDHLAAELLRLEAGLDAIRQDDPLVPEQVDSKTVAAVIAGWTGIPVGKMLADEAHAVRTLGQRMGQRVMGQGTALNTIAQRLQAYRAGLTDPQKPVGVFLLVGPTGVGKTETAYALADALYGGERNLISINLSEYQEAHTVSQLKGAPPGYVGYGSGGVLTEAVRRKPYSVVLLDEIEKAHPDVLEAFYNVFDKGLMEDGTGLVVDFKNTVMLATSNVGAELLLDTPVAQLGSDAFNEALHKVLLQAFRPAFLARMTVVAYRPLDEATLEGIVLAKLEKLRGRYKAATGKQFEFDAGIVKAVLAKCSAAGARDVENVLMTQVTGKLAEWVLE from the coding sequence ATGGAACTGGCCAGCCTGATCGGACGCCTCAACCCGGACAATCGCCGAGCCCTGGAAAGGGCCGCGCAACGTTGCCTGCAACGCAGCCACCACTACGTGGAAATCGAACACCTGCTGTTGGAATTGCTGGACATCGAAGGCGGAGACTTCGCCTGCCTGTTGCCGCGCTTCGGTCTTGAACGTGATGCGGTGGCGGCGGAAACCAACAAGGCGCTGGACTTGTTCAAATCCGGCAGCACCCGCACGCCTGCCCTGTCGGCGCAAACCATCGGCCTGTTGGAAGATGCCGTGGTCCAGGCCAGCGTGTTGGGCCTGGACAGCATCCGCTCCGGGCTTTTACTGCTGGCACTGCTGGACCGTGATGAGCGCCGCAGCCTGCTGCTCAACAGCGCCTCGTCCCTGCTGCGCATCCCCCGCGATGCCCTGCGCACCCACCTATTGGAATGGACCGAAAGCTCCCGTGAGCATGTCGCTGGCATGCGCCCGGCCAAACCCGGCGAGCCTCCCCAGAAACAGGACCCGGTCCTGGACCAGTACACCCAGGACCTGACCGCAGACGCAAGGGCCGGGCGCATCGACCCCATCGTCGGCCGCGACGGCGAGATCCGCCAATGCATCGACATCCTGCTCCGACGTCGGCAGAACAACCCGATCCTGGTGGGCGCGCCGGGTGTCGGCAAGACCGCCGTGGTGGAGGGCCTGGCCCTGCGCATCGCTGCCGGGGATGTGCCGCCGTCGTTGCAGGAAGTCACGCTGCGGGTCCTCGACCTCGGCCTGTTGCAAGCCGGCGCGGGCGTCAAGGGCGAGTTCGAACAGCGCCTCAAGGGCGTGATCGATGCGGTCCGCAGCGCGGAAAAACCGATCATCCTGTTCATCGACGAAGCCCATACGCTGATTGGCGCGGGCGGTGCCGAGGGTGGCAGCGACGCGGCCAATTTGCTAAAGCCAGCCCTGGCCCGGGGCGAGTTGCGCACCCTGGCCGCCACAACCTGGCTGGAGTACAAGAAGTACTTCGAGAAAGACCCGGCCCTGGCCCGCCGCTTCCAGTTGGTCCAGGTCGAAGAGCCGGACGAGCTCACCGCCGTTGAAATGCTCCGTGGCGTGGCGAGCAAACTGGAACAGCACCACGGCGTGCAGGTGCTGGACGCAGCCATCCATGAGGCAGTGAAGCTGTCCCACCGCTATATCTCCGGGCGCCAGTTGCCGGACAAAGCCATCAGCGTGCTGGACACCGCCTGCGCCCGGGTCGCCCTCGGCCAGCACGACGTACCGCCGCCGCTGGAAAGCCTGCGCCATCGGCAGAACAGCCTCAAGGATGAAGTCGAACGCCTGCGCCGGGAACAGGCCACCGGACTGGACCATCGCGAGCGCATCACCCTGCTGGAGGGCGAGTCGGCCAGCAACGTGCAGGCCATCCGCGAACTGGAAACCCGTTGGGGCGAAGAACGCGAGGCCGTGCGCGAACTGCTCGACACCCGCCGCGAACTGCTCGCCTTGAGCGAGCGCGCCGACAGTGAAAAAGCCGACACCGAGATTGATAACCGAATCGACCACCTGGCCGCCGAACTGCTGCGCCTGGAGGCCGGCCTCGATGCCATTCGCCAGGACGACCCGCTGGTGCCCGAACAGGTGGACAGCAAGACCGTCGCCGCGGTGATCGCCGGCTGGACCGGCATCCCGGTCGGCAAGATGCTCGCCGACGAAGCCCACGCCGTGCGCACCCTCGGCCAACGCATGGGCCAGCGAGTCATGGGCCAGGGCACCGCGCTGAACACCATCGCCCAACGCCTGCAAGCCTACCGCGCCGGCCTCACCGACCCGCAGAAACCGGTCGGCGTGTTTTTGTTGGTGGGTCCCACCGGCGTGGGCAAGACCGAAACCGCCTACGCCCTGGCCGATGCCTTGTACGGCGGTGAACGCAACCTGATCAGCATCAACCTCTCGGAGTACCAGGAAGCCCACACCGTCAGCCAACTCAAGGGCGCCCCGCCCGGCTACGTCGGCTATGGCAGCGGCGGCGTGCTCACCGAAGCGGTGCGGCGCAAGCCCTATTCCGTGGTGCTACTGGATGAAATCGAAAAGGCCCACCCGGACGTGCTCGAAGCCTTCTACAACGTTTTCGACAAAGGCCTGATGGAAGACGGCACCGGCCTGGTGGTGGACTTCAAGAACACGGTGATGCTCGCCACCAGCAACGTCGGTGCCGAACTGCTGCTGGATACGCCGGTCGCGCAGTTGGGCAGCGATGCCTTCAACGAAGCGTTGCACAAGGTGTTGCTGCAAGCGTTCCGTCCGGCGTTTTTGGCGCGGATGACGGTGGTGGCGTACCGGCCGCTGGATGAAGCGACGCTGGAAGGGATCGTGCTGGCGAAGCTGGAGAAATTGCGCGGGCGCTACAAGGCCGCGACGGGCAAGCAGTTCGAGTTCGACGCCGGGATCGTCAAGGCGGTATTGGCCAAGTGCAGCGCCGCCGGGGCGCGGGATGTCGAGAACGTGCTGATGACGCAGGTGACGGGGAAGTTGGCGGAGTGGGTGTTGGAGTAA
- the tssG gene encoding type VI secretion system baseplate subunit TssG has protein sequence MATPSRQTPGALNLSERLRRDPQRFEWLQALLLLEREHPQAEPLGSGTAPHAEALRLRGPLTPLFAASEVESLSQEPGLPPTLATPIFGLGGPDGPLPYAYQEWLQQRARAKDHAPAEFLDLFQHRLLSLLYKVMRKHRIALGFTAPGASAVHAQMRALTGLLPKALQERQAAPDSSVLACTALYADGRRSLAGFAAIVREQFGLPVELSAYEGGWREIPPASRSRLQPGGRNLRLGRNAVAGTRVWDEHAGVRLTLGPLSATQANGLLPNGETHPLLASLYALYFGPDLDCTLVLLVRGAGPLQLGRQAAPRLNWNGGLQRQPSLAMQRIETRLRQLEIA, from the coding sequence GTGCTCTGAACCTGAGCGAGCGACTGCGGCGCGACCCGCAGCGCTTCGAATGGCTCCAGGCCTTGCTGTTGCTCGAACGTGAACATCCCCAGGCCGAGCCCCTGGGCAGCGGCACCGCGCCGCACGCCGAAGCCTTGCGTCTGCGCGGGCCGTTGACGCCGCTGTTCGCCGCCAGTGAAGTCGAGAGTCTGAGCCAGGAACCCGGCCTGCCGCCAACCCTGGCCACGCCGATCTTCGGCCTCGGCGGCCCGGACGGTCCGCTGCCCTACGCCTACCAGGAATGGCTGCAACAACGGGCGCGGGCGAAGGACCATGCGCCAGCGGAATTCCTCGACCTGTTCCAGCATCGCTTGCTCAGCCTGCTCTACAAGGTGATGCGCAAACACCGCATCGCCCTGGGGTTCACGGCCCCAGGCGCATCGGCCGTACACGCGCAAATGCGTGCATTGACCGGCTTGCTGCCCAAGGCCTTGCAGGAACGCCAGGCCGCACCCGACTCGTCCGTCCTGGCCTGCACCGCGTTGTATGCCGATGGCCGCCGCTCCCTGGCTGGATTCGCAGCGATTGTCCGTGAGCAGTTCGGCTTGCCGGTAGAGTTAAGCGCCTATGAAGGTGGCTGGCGGGAAATCCCGCCCGCCAGCCGCAGTCGCTTGCAGCCAGGCGGACGCAACCTGCGCCTTGGCCGCAACGCGGTGGCCGGCACTCGGGTCTGGGACGAACACGCCGGCGTGCGCCTGACGCTGGGACCGCTGAGCGCGACCCAGGCCAACGGCTTGCTGCCCAACGGCGAAACCCATCCGCTGCTCGCCAGCCTTTATGCGCTGTATTTCGGCCCTGACCTGGATTGCACCCTGGTGCTGCTGGTCCGTGGTGCCGGGCCGCTGCAACTGGGCCGCCAGGCAGCGCCACGGTTGAACTGGAACGGCGGCCTGCAACGCCAGCCGAGCCTGGCCATGCAACGCATCGAAACCCGCCTTCGTCAGCTGGAGATTGCCTGA